Part of the Sulfobacillus acidophilus DSM 10332 genome, TTATTAGTAGTCGGTTTCGCCAGGAGTTACGCGCCGGTCGCTCGGTTTCCGAAGCTTTGACCCTCAGTATGCGACGCGCCGGCCGCTCGGTCCTCTTTTCGGGAATGGCCGTCAGTTTGGCGGTTATTACGCTCGTATTTGGCGGGAATGCCTATTGGCGGGGATTGGCTATCGGCGGTGCCGTGGCCGTCTTGGCGGATTTGCTCGCCACCCACACCTTATTACCGGCAATTTTGGCTGCCTTGGGACCGCGCATCGAATGGGGCAAGATTCCCGGGCTATCCGGCGGACGCTTATGGAGCCGACTGGCGGCGTGGGTGGCCGCCCGGCCCCTCCCGGCGCTTGTTCTCGGACTCATCATATTGGCGGTGCCGGCTTTTTGGGGACGACAGCTGGTGATGCAGACCCCGGCCAATTTAGCGGTCATGTTGCCGGCGCAGGATCCCTTGCGGCAAGCGGTGCGGCTGGAACAACGGGTATGGGGGCGAGGGACGTTGGCCCCCTTGGAAATCGTATTGGATTACCCCACGACGACCGCCAATCCGGCAACCTGGTCCAACGTAGCCCGAGTCCGGTCCCAATTGGCCGGTTTTCCCGACGTCGCTCAGGTCTATAGCCCACAGATCCCGGGCATGTCGCCCCGAGACATGGCGGCTCTCTTTCGCCAGGCCTCCCTTCTGCCGTCGGCGGAAAAACGCGCGGTCGGTGCCTTTACGGCCCCACAGGATCCCCATTTGGTGGTTCTTTATGTGATTTCCAGGAGCGGTCCGGATGCCCCGGCCACCATTCGGCTCAGTCGGCATCTGGTAAACGTCTTGCCCCACTGGGTGCCCTCCGGTACCCGCACCGGGGTCGGCGGACTGGTCCCGTTTCTGGATAGTTTCAATCAATTGACGGATCGTCGCCTACCCTATATCTTGGCGGCGGTCTCCCTTGTGGCCTTAGGCATTTTGACGTGGGCGACCGGATCGGTGACGCAAGCGGTCTTTGGAGTGCTGTTCGACGGGGCGGTGGCCTTCGCGACCGCCGGTGTGCTCGTCCTCACCGTGCAACAAGGACATTTCGGGTTGGCACCGCTCGATCCGGAAAGTGCGATTACCCCTTTAATTTTTGTCTTGTTATTCGGTTTATCGATGGATTATGAGGTGATTTTGCTCCACCGGATGGAAGAAATCTGGCGGCGTCCCACGTCGGTTCAAGAAGCGGTAGAGGCCGGTCTCAGAAGCACCGGCAGCATGATAACCGGGGCGGGCATGATTATGGTCGTGGTCTTTCTGGCCCTTTTTCGAAGCCCGTTGGAAATTATGAAGACCTTGGCGATTGGGATGACGGCCGCCATTTTGTTGGACACCTGGATTGTCCGAACCCTTTTGGTCCCGTCGGCGACAGCCCTTGCGAAACGCTGGGCGTTTTGGCCCGCAAAAAACCTTTAAAGCCGTTTTCCCGTCATATTCTCGGCGCCTGTCCCATAGATATGAACTGGGTCGGACGAGAAGAGGGGGAGGGTGTCGACATGGACCAGCTTCCGTGGCAATGGTTACCCAACCCCTGGCGCCAAGCGCTCATGGACTTACCTCACGAATTACAAACCTCCCTTGAAGAAGTCCGTTTTCGTCTCGGCCGACCGGTCGTGTTATATGGCGGCCATGGCTGGCAGCCTCTGGTGGCGCCAAAGGTGCCGGAACGCGTAACGCAGGCGGACCTGAACCGGATTGTCGATATCCTGGCCGATTTTTCGTTATATGCGCGTCTCGAGGAATTACGGCAAGGCTTTCTGACGTTACCCGGCGGCCATCGGGTCGGTCTGGCCGGCTATGCTGTCGGCGAGGGGAGCCAGATTGCCACGTTACGGGCCGTGACCGGCTTAAACTTCCGTCGCGCCCGCGCCTTTACCGATATCGGATTGTCGGTGATGGAAGCGGTCGGATCCCCGTACGGCTCGTGGCTCTTGGCCGGGCCGCCGCGTTCGGGGAAGACCACGTTCTTGCGGGATTTAATCAGGCTGTGGAGCAACCGCGGACTGCGCGTGGTCGTGATTGACGAACGGCTCGAGATTGCCGGCGGCAGTCAATCCGAGGGGTTTTCGTTCGACGTCGGGCTTCATACTGACGTGCTGGAGGCTTGGCCGAAATTGGCAGGCATCTCGGTGGCGATCCGGACGTTGGGTCCGGATGTGATTGCCGTGGATGAAATCGGGTCGGTTGACGAATTGGCCGCCGTAAGCCGGGCACGGCAGGCGGGGGTGACCGTGTTGGCCACCGTTCATGCACGGGATTGGCATGACTTGGAAATGCGACCGGAATGGCAACCGTTTTGGTCTGCATGGGACGCCGTCATTGGCGTGTCCCCTTACGAAGCGCCGCGGGTGTGGTGGACGTATGCTGGCGCTTAAAGTGACCGGATTGGTCGTTACCGGGGGGGCCATTTTAGGCATCACGCGGCAGGCCGGATTTCCCTATCGGCAACGGGTGCGGGTGCTGGAGGAATGGGAACGGGCATTGGCAAGATTGGTTCCGTTAATCGGGTGGCGGCATCTGCCCTTGAAAGACGCCTGCCGTTTGGCGGTCAAAGGGCTGCCGATGATCGGGCCCTATTGGCTTCGAATGGTGGCGTCGTTGGACGATCGTGAGGTGGATTTCCTGACCGCCTTTAACACGATGGTGGATCACCTACCCGGTCTTTGGGCTGAGGATAGACCGGTGTTGCAAGAAGTCGGCCGATTATTGGGACAGTCCGCCGCCGTTTATCAAGAGGCGCTATTGGCCCGGGGATTGGCCGACGTATCACGGTTATTGGAGGAAGCTCGGCAACAAAGCCAATCGGATGGACGGGTCATGCCCGCCCTGGTGGGGGCGGTCGGTGCTCTCCTCTTGATTTTATTGCTCTAAACCGGGGAGTGACCACGGTGTCGGGAGTGGATCTGATTTTAAAGCTGGTCGGACTGGGGATTTTGGTCACCGTTTCCTATAGTGTGCTGGAGCGACTGGATCGCAAAGAGTGGGGGCAATTGATTGCCCTGGCGGGTATTGCCGTGGGATTTCTCTTGGTGTTACGGGAAGTATCGCAGCTGTTTCAGTCGGTCCGGACCATGTTTAACCTGTAGGAGGCCATCCGGTGCCAGAGCTCTTACGGATTATCGGGCTGGGGTTGATGGCGACCATCGTGATTGTGGTGTTACGCGAGCAACGGGCGGAGTGGGCGTTGTTAATCCGGCTCGGGGTAGGGGTCGCGTTATTCCTCCTGTTGGTGCCCGATTTGGCCAAGTTGTTGTCCAGCCTGATCAAACTTAGTGAGTTGGCCCAAATATCGGGTACCTATGTCGCCTTATTGCTGAAAGTGATTGGCATTGCCTATTTAACCATGTTTGTGGCGCACATCGCGTATGACGCAAATGAGGTGGGGACAGGATGGCGGATCGAATTGGCGGGCAAAGTGGTCATCTTATTACTGGCCGTCCCGCTGATTGCCAGCATCGCCGAAACCATTTTAAAATTTATTCCCTCCTAACCGCCCGTCGCTGGTGGGGGGTTGTAGCCGGCTTGTTGTTGGTTTTGGGCTGGGCATCGGCCCCCGTGTACGCGACCAGCGTATCCGACCTGGTCAACCAACAAATCCAGTCGCTCAACACGAACGGTCTGGAAAATCAGGTGACCGCACTCATCCAGGGCCAGTCCCCATTGCCGATCCCGACCTTGACCGACATCGTGAAAGCCCTCAGCACTCATCAGATGCCGTTTGATCCCCGCCAACTGATCGCGGCCATAGGGCGCCAATTAGCCGGCGACCTTCGCACCGAGAGCCGGGTACTCGGCATCATCTTTCTTTTGACCGTGTTGGCGGCCATGCTCCAACGACTGGCCGACGCGTTTGAAGGCAAAGATGCCAGCGGGTTGGTGGGCCTATCCCGGATGATTGTCTTGTCGGCCATTTTGTTGGTTGCCCTTCGGTCGTTTAGCATTGCCGTGGGGATGGTTGAAGGGGTGGTGGGGAATTTAGTCCACCTCATGGAGTCGCTGATTCCCTTGTTGTTGGTGTTGTTGGCCGGGAGCGGCGCGATTGCATCCGCCGGGATTTTTCACCCGTTGATGATGGCCGTAACCAATCTGGTGGCGGTGCTGACCAAACGCTGGGTGTTACCGTTGGTTCTTTTTGCGACCGTGACGGAATTGGTGTCGCAATGGTTGCCGAAGTACTCGTTGAAAAATCTAGGCAGTTTGTTTCGTCAAGTGGGGCTAACGCTATTAGGCGGTCTGATGACCCTTTTTATCGGGGTCATGGCCGTCGAAGGGGCTGCCGGCGCGGTCGCCGACGGAGTCACGCTCCGGACCGGTAAATTTTTAGCCAACACGTTTGTGCCGGTGGTCGGCAAAATGTTTTCCGATGCCATGGAAGCGGTGCTGGGGTCGTCGCTCTTGTTGAAAAACGCGGTCACGGTGTTGGGGGCTTTGGGCATCATCGTGTTGGTGACGTTTCCCTTGATTAAGTTATTTCTCATGATGTTTCTCTATCGTCTGGGCGGCGCGTTGTCGGAGCCCTTAGGGGTCAGCGGGGTGGGCGACACGCTGAACGTCATGGCCAATGCCTTAGGGTGGTTAATCGCCATTGCGGGAGCGGTTGCCTTGATGTTCTTTTTGGTGATTACAGTGGTCGTCGGGACCACCAACGGGGTGCAATTATAGCCATGAGCAGTATCGCAGAGTGGGTCCGCACTCTCATTGTGGTGGTGTTATTGGGTAATTTGGTGGAGTTTTTGTTGCCTAAAAGTGACATGAAGCGTTATGCCGGGCTGGTTGTGGGTTTGGTCATTTTAGCGGTTATGCTGGCTCCCGTATCCCGGTGGGTTTCCGCACTCGAGCATGCCGGCACCCCTTTGGCTTTGGAATCATGGACCAACACGGGGCCGGGATTTCGGCAGGTGACAATCAATGAGGAACTTCACCAAGCGGAAGCCATCGTGTTGACCTATCCCGGGGTTCGTCAATGCCGGATTACCGAAACGGGAACCGGGCGATTTCGCGCGACCATCGCCGTCGTCGGGTCGGTACCGCCCTCGACGCTACAGCAGTATGTGGCTGATGCAATTCAAGTGACGACTGGGGCGCCGGCCTCGGTCGAGGTGATCCGCTCGCGGATGCCCGCATCTTAACAGGAGGAATGGCCATGAATGTCCGTGAATGGTGGACGAAGTTTATCGAGACCGATCGCCCCGGGCTGGTGCGTTTGCTTCTGATTGGCGGCTTGGGAGTGGCCCTATTGGCCTTTGGCAATTTCGGGGTACCCCGTCCCTCGCCCCCGTCCACCAATGCGTCTACAACACCTCATCTGGCCGAGACGCCGTTGAGTCAGCAAGAAGCGATGGTGTCGGCCCAACTGACCGGGATTTTGGAAGCGATTCCGGGAGTCCGTCAAGTCTCGGCCGCCGTTACGCTCACCCGTAGCATCCAGTCGCAGTACGTCTCCAGTAGTGGAGGCGGAAACGGTACCAGCCCGGTGGTCGTCAGCAATCAAAACGGGGAGAGTGTGGTGCCGTTAGATCAAGTCGGCCCGGCCATCGGGGGGGTGGTGATTGTCAGTCCTTCGGCGGCGAACCCCCTCTTACGGGCGGAAATGGCCCAAGCGGTCGAAACGCTATTGCAGATTCAACCCTATCAGGTATTGGTGTTGCCGACAGCGCCGACTCCTTAAGAGGAGCGGATATGATCCTAGAGGAGGAATGGAAATGAAAAAGCCTCAGATGATTCGATTTGCCGCATTTGTCACCGTATTGGCGGTACTTTTGGGTTATGTCGTTTATCATCGGACGGGTCCCGCGGCGGTGTCGACGGGTCACCCCTCCTCGATTACGACGAATACCGCCGAAGCCAAACTCACACAGCTGGAAAATTATTTCGTCAACTTCCGTATGCAGCGGGATCGGTTGATGAGCCAAGAAATCGCGACGTTGGAAAGCTTGGTCAAGAACCCCGCGATTTCCCAAAGCGCCAAGTCGGAAGCCGCTCAGACCATGGTGCGCGACACGGAAGAATTAAAGCAAGAGATGCGGATTGAGGGCTTATTGAGCGGACGGGGATTTCCCTTGGCCGCCGCGACGGTGACGCAAAACCAGGTGGTGGTGGTCGTGGCCGCTCAAACGTTGACGTCGCAAGATGTCGCCAAAATTGCCGATACCGCGACGACCGTCACGGGATTGCCGCCGGAAGACGTGGTGATTTTGCCGAAGTCGTGAGCTCGGGAAGGGGCACTGGCCATCCCCCTAGACATCCCTACGGGATTATGGTCTATTAAACAGTGGAAGTCAGGGAGGTGTGGCCAGTGTTCAACAAAATTTTAGTGGCTAACCGTGGGGAAATTGCGATTCGAGTCATGCGGGCGGCTCGCGAACTGGGAGTAAAAACAGTGGCGGTTTATTCCGACGCGGACAAGGACGCGCCTCATGTGGCCTACGCCGACGAAGCGTATCCCATCGGGCCGGCGCCGGCGACCTTAAGCTACTTGCATATTCCTAACATTATTAATGCAGCGGTACATACCGGGGCCGAAGCGATTCATCCGGGCTACGGCTTTCTTTCCGAGAACGACCACTTTGCGCGAATTTGTGAAACGTGGGGGTTGGTCTTTATTGGCCCGCCGGCCGAGGCGATCGAAAAAATGGGCATCAAAGCCGAAGCGCGGCGGATGATGCAAGAAGCCGGGGTACCGGTGGTTCCGGGTACCGAAGGCACCGTCTCTGACATGGAAGAGGCTCAGCGGGTGGCCGAAGCCATTGGCTACCCGATTTTGGTCAAGGCTTCGTTTGGCGGGGGCGGGCGCGGCATTCGTATTGTGGAAAACTCCTCCGAATTGGCGGAAGCGATTGAACGGGCCAGCCGGGAAGCCAAGTCGGCGTTTGGAAACGGCGAAGTCTATTTGGAAAAGTATCTTGACAATCCCCGGCATATCGAAATCCAGGTGATAGCCGACAAACACGGCAATATCGTCACGTTGGGCGAACGGGAGAGCTCGTTGCAACGGCGTCGGCAAAAAGTGTTGGAAGAGGCGCCGTCCGCCGGGATGACGGAAACTTTACGCCGGCAAATGAGCCAAGCTGCCGCACAAGCGGCGCGCGCGGTCAATTATTCCAGTGCCGGCACGTTAGAATTTTTGCTGGACAAGTCTGGTCAGTTTTATTTTATGGAAATGAATACCCGGGTTCAGGTCGAGCATCCCTGCACCGAGATGGTGACCGGGGTGGATATCGTGAAAGAACAGATTCGGGTAGCGGCCGGTCTGCCTCTCTCCATTACGCAGGAGCAAGTGGAAATGCGCGGCTGGAGTATCGAATGTCGCATCAATGCCGAAGATCCCGCTCAGCAATTTCGTCCAAGTCCGGGGACGGTGACCGTGTGGGAGGAACCGGGCGGTCCTTGGGTGCGGGTAGACGCGGCGGCGCGGGCCGGTTATGTGGTGCAGCCGTTCTATGATTCGTTGTTGGCCAAGTTGGTGGTGTGGGGACGGGATCGCGCGGAAGCCATTGCGCGTATGCGGCGCGCGTTGGACGAATTCCATGTGGAAGGCGTGGCGACGACGATTCCCTTGCATCGGCAATTAATGGAAGACGAAGCGTTCCAAGCCGGGGATATTCACATTAATTTTCTGGCGGAACGCATTAAAGGGGCTTAACGAAAGGAGCCGAAGCGGTCATGGAAACGGAGACACCGAGCGTCCTACCCGTAATCCATCTAGCCAATGACGTTATCGCCGGTATTGCCGCCTTGGCGGCCTTAGAAGTGCCGGGTGTAGCGGCGCTGGGGAGCCGGTTGGTCGAGGGTTTGGGGGAGTGGCTCGGCCAGGCTTCCGACCATCGCGGCGTGCGCGTTGAGGTGAATCAACGACGGGTCAGCTTGGCGTTAAATCTCGTGGTACAATATGGCACGCGCATCCCGGACGTCGCCGCCAAAGTTCAAGAGCGCGTCAAATCCCAAGTGGAGTACATGACCGGATTGGTTGTGGTGCAAGTGGATATCCATATCCAAGGGGTGGCAGTGGCCTCTTTGGGGGACACTGCCGGAAAGAGCGGGGAACCGGCCCGGTAAAGGAGAGAAACGGGTGGCACGCCGACATGCGCGGGAATTAGCGTTACGCATTTTGTTTGAACATGATTTGGCTCACACCGAGTGGGAGGTCTTATTGGATCGGGGACTGGCCGGCGCGTCGCCGGGCGACGCGGATTACGCCCGGACCTTGGTACGCGGGGTTGCGGATCATTTGCCGGAATTGGACCGTTGGATATCGGACGCGGCGATTGACTGGCGGCTTCATCGGATGCCGACCGTAGACCGGAATATTCTTCGATTGGCCGCATATGAAATCGGCTATGAAAAAGAGATCCCGCTGTCGGTGATTATCAATGAGGCGGTAGAACTCGCCCAAGCCTATAGCACGGATGATTCCAAACGGTTTGTCAATGGCGTCTTAGGCACGATTGGCCAAAAAATTCGTCCGGAAGGAGATCCAGACCGCCCCCGTGAATAATCCGGCTGTGGCATTAGGGATTGATACCAGCGCCTACACCACGTCGGTGGCGGTTTACGGCGCGGAGGGGCTCGTCGCCGAGGCCCGACAAATCTTGCCGGTACCCCAAGGGCAGCGGGGGCTCCGGCCGTCGGAGGCCGTTTTTTATCATGTGCGTCATTTGCCCCGTTTGTTGGAACAACTGATGCCCGTGATTACCGGGCGTCCGGTCGCGGTGGTCGCCGCGTCTATCCGACCGCGTCCCCTGCCGTCGTCTTATTTGCCGCCGTTCACGGTCGGCGAAGGATGGGGTCGATCGTTGGCGCTTGCGTGGGCGGTTCCCTTTCGGCCCACCAGTCATCAGGAAGGACATATCCAGGCGGGACTGGTGGGAGCGGGGTGGCAGGCCCGCGAACCGTTTTGGGCGCTTCATCTATCGGGAGGTACCACGGAATTGTTACGGGTGACCCCCGATTTTCCCGGGTTTCGGATTGAATGGGCCGGGGGCAGCGATGACTTATATGCCGGGCAGTTTATAGACCGGATAGGGGTTCGCCTGGGCTTGCCGTTTCCGGCCGGACCGCAGGTCGAGGCGCTGGCGAAAAGCCTGGACGGGGAACCGGCTCCGGTCCCGGTGAGTATGCCCCGATTGATTGAGGGGGCCTGGCGGGTGAGTTTTTCCGGGCCTCTGACGGCGGCCGAACGGCTGTTACAACAAGGTTATACACCGGCTCAGGTGGCTCGTGGGGTAGAGTTGGCGTTGGCCCGGACGATCTCGCGCTGGATTCGGCGCGCAACGGCTCCCGCCTCCTTGCTTTTGGTGGGCGGAGTGGCCGCTAACGGCTTTTTGCGCCATCATTTACGCGAGACGTTACCGGATTATTCCCTCCATGTCGCGCCGCCCGAACTCAGTCGCGATAACGCGGTCGGCGTGGCGGCATTGGGATGGCGGTCGCTGACGCAGCCGGGGGAGGATTAACAAGGAGGTCCGAAGAATTGACGGAACCGATGCTTTTAAACGGGCAACGCCTGGCGGCGGAGATGCGCGGACAGTTGGCCGCGCAAATCGCCCGCGTACGGGCGCAGGGATACCGCGCACCGGGATTAGCCGTGATTTTGGTGGGGGATGACCCGGCCTCGGCGATTTATGTGCGTAACAAAAAACGAGCCGCGCAGGAAATCGGCATCGAGCCGGTCGATGCCGTGCTGCCGCAAGGGAGCACCACGGAAGACGTACTCAGGGTAGTCGATCAATTTAATCAGGATCCGGCTATTGACGGGATTCTGGTTCAAATGCCCTTACCGCCCCAAATTGAGACGGAAACGGTCTTGGCTCGCGTCCGGCCGGATAAGGATGTCGATGGCTTGACGGTAACCAATTTGGGGCGGCTGACGGCGGGGGAGGAAGGGTTGGTGCCCTGTACGCCGAAGGGGATTCTCCGTTTACTGGAGGCTTACGATATTGCCCTGGCCGGTCGGCGCGCGGTTGTCGTCGGGCGCAGCCGTTTAGTGGGATTGCCGGTGGCCCTGTTGTTGATGCAACGGCAAGCCACCGTCACCGTCATCCATTCCCGGACTCCGGAACCGGAGACGATTGCCCGACAAGCCGACATTTTGGTGGTCGCGGCCGGGAAACCGCACTTAGTGACCGAAGACTGGATTAAACCGGGAGCGGTCGTCATTGATGTGGGGATTCACCGGGGGGACCACGGTCTTTTGGGCGACGTGGACCGCGAAAGGGTTTGGTCGCGGGTCGGCGCGCTATCCCCGGTGCCCGGGGGCGTAGGGCCGATGACCATTCTCGAGTTGTTGGACAATACCTGGACGGCGTATCGTCGCCATGAGGGACTATCGGAATGAGTCATATTCAGACCCTGACCGTGTCAGAATTGGTGCAGGGCATTCGTCAATTAATCGAAGGGGTACCGGCTTGGCAGCGGGTTTGGGTCGTGGGGGAACTGAGTGCCGTCAAACGGCATAGTTCCGGTCACTGGTATTTTTTATTGAAAGATGCGAGTGCCCAGTTGCGGGCGGTGATGTTCCGACGCGACGCTGAAAGTTTGAAGGAGCCCTTGCAAGACGGGATGGCGGTCATGGCGTTCGGGCGGGTCGGGGTTTTCGAACGGGACGGCCAAACGCAATTCTATGTCCAGCTCATCCGCCCGGTTGGTCTGGGGGCGCAAGAGGCGGCTTTACAGCAACTGAAAGAGCGTTTATGGCAAGAAGGGCTTTTTTCCCGTCCGAAGCGACCGCTTCCGCGGCTTCCGCGAGCCGTGGGCGTCATTACGTCGGATAGCGGGGCGGCACGATATGATATTGAAACGGTGATTCGTCGGCGATATCCCGGTATGCCTATTCTGCTCTATCCGGTCCGCGTGCAGGGGGCAGATGCCGTGAGGGATATTTGTGCCGCGGTGGAACGGATGCAGCATCAGCCGATTGATGTCCTGATTATCGGTCGCGGGGGCGGCTCGCGGGAAGATTTAATGACCTTTAATCAGGAAGCGGTTGTGCGTGCCGTGTTCCAATCGCGGGTACCGGTGATTTCCGCGGTCGGCCATGAAATTGATACCACGCTGGTCGACCTGGTCGCCGATTTGCGGGCTCCGACCCCTTCGGCGGCGGCGGAATTAGCCGTTCCGGTCAAGGCACAATTGGCCGAATGGCATCGGCAATTGTCGGCCCGGGCTTTCGAAGCCCTGCGCGGCCGCTTGGAGTGGGAGCGCCGCCGGCTTCGAGGATGGACCGACCATGGGGTGTTAACCCGCCCCGACGCCATGATCCGGGAATACCGCTACCGCCTTGAGCGCCTGGACGAACGTGCCCAACGGCAAATCGACCATCGGCTATCCGAGGCACGCCATACCTGGGAAAAATGGGCGACCAAAGTGGCGCTGTTAGACCCGCGGGCGCCGTTAAGCCGCGGTTATGCCTACGTCACCGACGAGGCGGGGGAGTTGGTCACGCGGCAAGGAGTACAATGGAACCAGCGTTATCAAATTCACTGGTCCGATGGGGACTTATGGATTAGGCCGACCGAAAGTGAGGCGAAAACCAATGGAAACGGATAATGCCGGGCCCGATCAGCTCGATCGGTACGAAGAGATTATTCAGCGCTTAGAAGAGATTGTCCGGCTTTTAGAAAGCGGGAAAGCCCCGTTAGGGGAAAGTTTACGGCTCTATCAAGAAGCGAAAACCTTAAGTGAACGGGCTAACCGGCTTTTAGAACGAGCCGAGGCGCTCTTGACGCAAACGGATAATCACCCGAAGGAGGTCCTCGGTGAGTTTTGACGAATGGAAAACGCGAACCGAATCGTTAATCGACCACTGGATTGAGGGATTGGTCGCCAAATGGAGTGTCCGTCCGGGATCGGTGGAAGAAGCCATGCGCTATTCGTTGCTGGCGGGCGGGAAACGTCTTCGCCCCCTGTTGGTGTTGGCTGCCGCGGCTTATCTCAACCAAGAGCCGGAGCGGTTTGCCCCTGTCGCTTTGGCGGTGGAACTCATTCATACCTACTCGTTGATTCACGACGACTTGCCGGCCATGGATGATGACGACTGGCGCCGGGGTCAGCCCACGTCGCACAAGGTCTTTGGCGAAGCGATGGCGATTTTGGCCGGCGATGCCTTGTTAACCGAAGCGTTTTCGGTTTATGCGGAGACTTTGGATCAAGGCTTCGAACCCGCACGGGTCGTGAGCGGGCTTCATCTGTTGGCTTATGCCGCTGGCCGGGACGGGCTGATTCGCGGACAAGTGGAGGATTTACAAGCCGAACACCAAGCGGTCACGCTAGCGGAATTAGAAGCCATTCATCGGCGGAAGACCGGCGCGTTATTTCGGGCGGCGGTGGTGCTTCCCGCCGTTTTGAGCGGAGGTATCGAGGCTAAACCCGCGTTGGAAGCCTATGGGGAGCACTTTGGGTTGGCATTTCAGATCGTGGATGATATTTTAAACGTGATTGGTGACCAAAAGACCATGGGTAAAGCGACAGGAACTGATCAAGTGCACGGGAAAGCCACATACCCGTCTTTGGTCGGGTTGGCGGAAGCGAAACGCCTGGCGGAAGCGCACCGCGACCAGGCTGCTCAAGCGATTGCCGGACCACGGGGGGAGCCGCTTTTAGGCTTAGTGCGGTTGGCGGTCGAGCGGGCGGGGTAGAAAGGGGGGAATTTTGTGGGCTTATTGGATCATATTCACACACCGAACGACTTTCGGCACTTTACCATCAGCCAATTGGAGGCGTTGGCGCGGGAGGTTCGCCAAACCATCATTGAAACCACGGCTAAAACCGGGGGCCATATCGGGGCCAGCCTGGGAGCGGTGGAGTTGGCGATCGCCTTGCACTACGTCTATCATACCCCGGAAGACCAGCTGGTGTGGGATATCGGACACCAGGCGTATGCACATAAAATTTTAACCGGGCGATATGCGGAATTCCCCACGATTCGGCAATTGCACGGGCTTTCGGGATTTTTAAAACGCCGGGAAAGCGTCTATGACGTTTGGGAGGCGGGTCATGCCGGGACGTCCTTGTCGGGGGCACTCGGACTGGCGGTCGCCCGAGACAAAAAGCATGAGCATTTTCGCGTGGTGACGGTGATTGGCGATGGGGCGCTGACCGCCGGCATGACGTGGGAGGCTTTGAATCAAATCGGGCATTTGAAGACGCGACTCGTCATTGTGATCAACGACAACT contains:
- a CDS encoding acetyl-CoA carboxylase, biotin carboxylase (PFAM: Carbamoyl-phosphate synthase L chain, ATP binding domain; Biotin carboxylase C-terminal domain; Carbamoyl-phosphate synthase L chain, N-terminal domain~TIGRFAM: acetyl-CoA carboxylase, biotin carboxylase subunit~COGs: COG4770 Acetyl/propionyl-CoA carboxylase alpha subunit~InterPro IPR004549:IPR005481:IPR005479:IPR005482~KEGG: tmr:Tmar_2260 biotin carboxylase; acetyl-CoA carboxylase carboxyltransferase subunit alpha~PFAM: Carbamoyl phosphate synthetase, large subunit, ATP-binding; Carbamoyl phosphate synthase, large subunit, N-terminal; Biotin carboxylase, C-terminal~PRIAM: Pyruvate carboxylase~SPTR: Biotin carboxylase ;acetyl-CoA carboxylase carboxyltransferase subunit alpha;~TIGRFAM: Acetyl-CoA carboxylase, biotin carboxylase), coding for MFNKILVANRGEIAIRVMRAARELGVKTVAVYSDADKDAPHVAYADEAYPIGPAPATLSYLHIPNIINAAVHTGAEAIHPGYGFLSENDHFARICETWGLVFIGPPAEAIEKMGIKAEARRMMQEAGVPVVPGTEGTVSDMEEAQRVAEAIGYPILVKASFGGGGRGIRIVENSSELAEAIERASREAKSAFGNGEVYLEKYLDNPRHIEIQVIADKHGNIVTLGERESSLQRRRQKVLEEAPSAGMTETLRRQMSQAAAQAARAVNYSSAGTLEFLLDKSGQFYFMEMNTRVQVEHPCTEMVTGVDIVKEQIRVAAGLPLSITQEQVEMRGWSIECRINAEDPAQQFRPSPGTVTVWEEPGGPWVRVDAAARAGYVVQPFYDSLLAKLVVWGRDRAEAIARMRRALDEFHVEGVATTIPLHRQLMEDEAFQAGDIHINFLAERIKGA
- a CDS encoding protein of unknown function DUF322 (PFAM: Protein of unknown function (DUF322)~COGs: COG1302 conserved hypothetical protein~InterPro IPR005531~KEGG: adg:Adeg_1282 protein of unknown function DUF322~PFAM: Protein of unknown function DUF322~SPTR: Putative uncharacterized protein), translated to METETPSVLPVIHLANDVIAGIAALAALEVPGVAALGSRLVEGLGEWLGQASDHRGVRVEVNQRRVSLALNLVVQYGTRIPDVAAKVQERVKSQVEYMTGLVVVQVDIHIQGVAVASLGDTAGKSGEPAR
- a CDS encoding NusB antitermination factor (PFAM: NusB family~TIGRFAM: transcription antitermination factor NusB~COGs: COG0781 Transcription termination factor~HAMAP: N utilization substance protein B-like protein~InterPro IPR011605:IPR006027~KEGG: drm:Dred_1069 NusB antitermination factor~PFAM: NusB/RsmB/TIM44~SPTR: N utilization substance protein B homolog;~TIGRFAM: NusB antitermination factor), encoding MARRHARELALRILFEHDLAHTEWEVLLDRGLAGASPGDADYARTLVRGVADHLPELDRWISDAAIDWRLHRMPTVDRNILRLAAYEIGYEKEIPLSVIINEAVELAQAYSTDDSKRFVNGVLGTIGQKIRPEGDPDRPRE
- a CDS encoding peptidase M22 glycoprotease (PFAM: Glycoprotease family~TIGRFAM: metallohydrolase, glycoprotease/Kae1 family~COGs: COG0533 Metal-dependent protease with possible chaperone activity~InterPro IPR000905~KEGG: mta:Moth_1520 O-sialoglycoprotein endopeptidase~PFAM: Peptidase M22, glycoprotease~SPTR: O-sialoglycoprotein endopeptidase), coding for MNNPAVALGIDTSAYTTSVAVYGAEGLVAEARQILPVPQGQRGLRPSEAVFYHVRHLPRLLEQLMPVITGRPVAVVAASIRPRPLPSSYLPPFTVGEGWGRSLALAWAVPFRPTSHQEGHIQAGLVGAGWQAREPFWALHLSGGTTELLRVTPDFPGFRIEWAGGSDDLYAGQFIDRIGVRLGLPFPAGPQVEALAKSLDGEPAPVPVSMPRLIEGAWRVSFSGPLTAAERLLQQGYTPAQVARGVELALARTISRWIRRATAPASLLLVGGVAANGFLRHHLRETLPDYSLHVAPPELSRDNAVGVAALGWRSLTQPGED